The genomic window CGGGGCTGATCCACCTCTCCGCGGCTCTGCGCGCGCGCATCGATTACCTCCGCGCCGATCAGGAGACGCGCCGCGCGCAGTTCGCGTATGCGATTTCCAAGAGCCAGCTCGCCGCCCTGCTCGATCGGCGCGATATCGCGTTCGAGCTGGCGCCCCCGCCGCAGCCGCCGCAGGAGATCCGCGGCACGTTCCGCGAACTGTTGGAGCGGGCGATGCAGGAACGGCCCGAGATCGCCGCGGCGCGGGCGAACGAGGAGATCGCGGCGCGCCTGAAGACGGACGCCTGGGCGCAGTTCGCTCCCTCGCTGGCCGTGACGGGCACCGGTCGTTACAACGACCCGCCGACGAACTCGAGCGGAGAGAAAAGGACCTGGGCAGTCGCGCTGTCGCTGACACTGCCGCTGTACGACGGAGGCTTCCGCTACGTGGCGCTCAAGGACGCCGACAGCCAGCTCCGCCAGGCGCGCGCGCAGACCCGCTCGCAAGGAGCGCGCATCGAGGACGAGCTGCGGCGTGCGATCCTCGATCTCGATTCCGCCCGCGCGCTGCGAGACGAGGCGGAGCAGGCGCTGATCGTCTCGCGGGAAAACGAGCGGCTGATCCGCGCGCAGTTCGCCGCGGGAACCGCGACGCAGGTCGAGGTCAGCGACGCCGAGTCGGCGCTGTTCCAGAGCGAGTCGACCGCGCTGCAACAACGGCTCTCGGTCCAGCTCGCCGGCCTCAGGCTTGCCAACGCGGTGGGGGCCTTCGACGTCGCTGGAGGGTCCTGGTGATCGCCGACAAGCTGCTTGCGTTCACGCTGCTGGGCGCGGGCTGGGTCCTCTGGTTGCTCCTGGCGCTGTCGGTGCTGTCGGTCGCGGTGATGGTGGAGCGGGCGCTCTACTTCGGCAGCCGGCGAATGTCGAAGGTATTCCCGCGGCTGCTCGAGTTGTGCCTGAGCGGCGACCTCAAGTCCGCGGCGACGCTGGCGACCACCGACTCGATGGAGGCGGAAGTCGTCCGCGCGGCCGCTGGAGTCGTGGAGGGCGGCACGCCGGCGGTGGAGAAGGCCGTCCAGTCCATCATCGACCGGCGGCGCCTCGAATACGAGAAGTGGCTGTTCGTGCTCGGCACTCTGGGAAACAACGCCCCCTTCATCGGTCTGTTCGGGACCGTGCTGGGCATCATTCGCGCCTTCGTCGACCTGGCCGCGGCGAACAAGAGTGGCGGCGGAACCAACACGGCCTCCGTGATGACCGGGATCTCGGAGGCTCTGGTCGCCACCGCGGTCGGACTCTTGGTGGCCATTCCCGCGGTGATGGCGTTCAACATCTTCCAGCGGTTGCTCAAGCGCGTGATCGGTCGCTCGAATGCGCTGGGCAATGCCATCGCTTCGGGGCTTCATCTGCGGAACGGGAGCAACTGATGGCGGGCGCGGCGGTGGACAACGAGGACGAGGCGATCACCGGGATCAACGTGACCCCGCTGGTGGACATCACGCTCGTGCTGCTGATCATCTTCATGGTGACCGCGAGGTACATCGTGAAGGAGACCATCGAGGTGGAGCTGCCCCGGGCGGCGCACGGTGGCGAGACCGTGCAGAAGACGTTCGCGGTGCTGGTGACGCGGGAGGGCAGGTCGTTCCTCAACGGCGTTCCCGTCGACGACGAGGCGCTGGTGTCCGAAGTGCACAAGGCGCGCGCGGCGGGCGAGGACGTGCAGGCGATCGTCGGCGCGGACAAGAACGCGACGCACGGCACGGTCACGCACCTGCTGGACCTGCTCAAGGGAGCCGGAGTGACGAAGTTCGCCATCCAGATCGAGAAGCAGCAGTAGGGCGGCATGCAGCGTCGAGCTTCCAGAGTGCTCCTGCCGCTTGGGACGTCGGTCGCGTTGCACGCGGCGATCGCCGTCTTCATCGTCGCCCTCGCGGTTCGACCGAGACCGATTCCGCAGGTGCCCATCCAGATCCTGGTCGTCGACGTGCCACCCGCGACAAAGGCGCCGGAGCCGCCGCCGAGACCGGTGCCGATGAAGGTCGCTCGCGCTCCGCGCACGCCTCGAGCCCTGCCGCCGCCGACCCCCACTCCTTTGCCGCCGTCGAGCACTCCGTCGCCGCCGACCAGCGAGGCGCCGCGAAGCATGCAGAATCCCGTCGTGATCACAGGAATCACGATGGAGAGCACGTCTCAGGGCGGCGCGTTCGTGGTGGGCGCCGGGAATACGTTGCGAAGCGCGCCGGAGAAGGTGGCACGCGATCCCCAGATGGTGAAGCCGTACAAGGCAGACCAGTATGCCACGGCGGCACAGGTCAACGAGCTGCCGCGGCCGCTCAACCGCGATGCCCTGAACCTGCGCAAGTACTACCCGCCGCAGGCGCGGAAGAACGGCTTCGAAGGCGACGTGGTGCTGCGACTGTTGATCGACGCGGACGGCAGCATCGCCAAGGTGGACGTCGTCAGCGATCCCGGAGAGGGCCTCGGCCCCGCGGCCGCACAAGCGGTTCGCGAGCTGCGATTCTCACCCGCCAAGGTGAACGGCGTCGCTGTTGCCACGACCGTCCCCTTCACGATTCACTTCACGCTCGATTGAGCCGCCTCGTGCATCTTCGATGCGTCGGCGTGTGGCCCTTCTAGGCGGCGGCCGACAGGGATTCCCTGGCCAGCAGCGCCGCCCCGACCACTCCGGCCTGTTCGCCCAATTCGGGGGCAGAGATCTGCAGCACGGCGCGCGAAGACTTCGTGGCGTGCGCCTCGACTCCAGAGATGGCTGCCCGGGTCATGCGCGGCGAGCCGAGGAGGACCCCGCCGCCGAGCAGGAGTCGCGCCGGGTTGAGCATGGTGACGAGGTTGGCGAGAGCGATCCCGAGGAGCCGCCCTGCTTCGTCGAGCAGCCTCGTCGACAGCTCGTCTCCCTCGTGCGCGGCCTTCTCCATCGCGGAGACGGTCATCTTGTCGGGCTCGCCGACGAGGTCGAGCAGCTTGCGGCCGACGGCGGGATAGCGCTGACCCCCAGCGCGCGCTGCGGCCATCGCGATGCGCAGGTCGTCGCGAGCCCAGGCAGCGAGATTCTGCCCGCCCGCATAGGCCTCGAGGCAGCCCCGCTGCCCGCAGGAACAATTGCGCCCGTTGGGGACGACCTGGATGTGACCGAGCTCGCCGGCAGCGCCGGCGGCGCCTTCATAGAGCTTGCCGGCCATGACGATCCCGGCGCCGATGTTGCTTCCGACGAGAACGACGATGAGATCGTTCGCGCCCCGTCCAGCGCCGACCGCGCGCTCGCCCCAGGCAGAGACGGAGAGCTCGCTGGCGATCCACAGCGGCGTCCGCGGAGTGCGCGCCTGCAGCAGCTTGATGAACGGGACGTCGCGCCAGCCGAGGGTCGGCGCGCTGCGCACCAGGCCCTGCTCGCGGTCGATGAGCCCGGCAACGCCGAGCCCCATCGCCTTCATTTCCGAAAACGGCATTCCGGCGGCGCCGCACGCCGTCTTCGCCGCTCGCAGCACCGCCTCCGCCACCTGCGGAGGCTCCTTGGAGAGCAGGCGGTGCTTTTCCTGCCCGAGCACGTGGCCTGTGGCATCGACCACCGCGGCGCGCACATTCACGCCGCCCAGATCGACGCCGAGGTACAGCTCGTCGCGCTTCATGACAAGGCGGTGATCCTAGCAGGCTTGCGGTCACTCGCGCGAGTCAGGCCAGCTCTTTGCGGATCTCCTGGACAGTTCCTTCGATCAGACGCTGGATCTCGCGCAGCTTCGCCTCGCTCGTCGCTTCCCAGCGGAGCACCAGCAGCGGCTGCGTGTTCGAGGCGCGGACGAGCCCCCA from Deltaproteobacteria bacterium includes these protein-coding regions:
- a CDS encoding TolC family protein; the encoded protein is MIGLLLIAQALPPVQAVQPPAESSLNAPLPQLTPAPAPEGPLLPLAGALEAARTQSPDLAVALERVRQAENNVQRAWAALQPTLTATGTLTYNNFPATIFTVTPGPPFFDVTEGSNWTRAGTLQFAWNLLNFRAFPALASARQQVDVSRLTQTQQRRELLLSVAAIYYSGVSLRELAQVALAQARATREHAVEAQARYEAGLIHLSAALRARIDYLRADQETRRAQFAYAISKSQLAALLDRRDIAFELAPPPQPPQEIRGTFRELLERAMQERPEIAAARANEEIAARLKTDAWAQFAPSLAVTGTGRYNDPPTNSSGEKRTWAVALSLTLPLYDGGFRYVALKDADSQLRQARAQTRSQGARIEDELRRAILDLDSARALRDEAEQALIVSRENERLIRAQFAAGTATQVEVSDAESALFQSESTALQQRLSVQLAGLRLANAVGAFDVAGGSW
- a CDS encoding MotA/TolQ/ExbB proton channel family protein, with amino-acid sequence MVERALYFGSRRMSKVFPRLLELCLSGDLKSAATLATTDSMEAEVVRAAAGVVEGGTPAVEKAVQSIIDRRRLEYEKWLFVLGTLGNNAPFIGLFGTVLGIIRAFVDLAAANKSGGGTNTASVMTGISEALVATAVGLLVAIPAVMAFNIFQRLLKRVIGRSNALGNAIASGLHLRNGSN
- a CDS encoding biopolymer transporter ExbD, coding for MAGAAVDNEDEAITGINVTPLVDITLVLLIIFMVTARYIVKETIEVELPRAAHGGETVQKTFAVLVTREGRSFLNGVPVDDEALVSEVHKARAAGEDVQAIVGADKNATHGTVTHLLDLLKGAGVTKFAIQIEKQQ
- a CDS encoding energy transducer TonB; its protein translation is MQRRASRVLLPLGTSVALHAAIAVFIVALAVRPRPIPQVPIQILVVDVPPATKAPEPPPRPVPMKVARAPRTPRALPPPTPTPLPPSSTPSPPTSEAPRSMQNPVVITGITMESTSQGGAFVVGAGNTLRSAPEKVARDPQMVKPYKADQYATAAQVNELPRPLNRDALNLRKYYPPQARKNGFEGDVVLRLLIDADGSIAKVDVVSDPGEGLGPAAAQAVRELRFSPAKVNGVAVATTVPFTIHFTLD
- a CDS encoding ROK family protein, whose translation is MKRDELYLGVDLGGVNVRAAVVDATGHVLGQEKHRLLSKEPPQVAEAVLRAAKTACGAAGMPFSEMKAMGLGVAGLIDREQGLVRSAPTLGWRDVPFIKLLQARTPRTPLWIASELSVSAWGERAVGAGRGANDLIVVLVGSNIGAGIVMAGKLYEGAAGAAGELGHIQVVPNGRNCSCGQRGCLEAYAGGQNLAAWARDDLRIAMAAARAGGQRYPAVGRKLLDLVGEPDKMTVSAMEKAAHEGDELSTRLLDEAGRLLGIALANLVTMLNPARLLLGGGVLLGSPRMTRAAISGVEAHATKSSRAVLQISAPELGEQAGVVGAALLARESLSAAA